From the Halalkalicoccus sp. CGA53 genome, one window contains:
- a CDS encoding DUF7546 family protein, with protein sequence MSTVSLRTAERFRPRRSTLVYGALLVNTEVLLVALYLLLTDVQVAAWSSVVYPFVWINVGLWALVRTEPTPRSSRQAWIAGGVAAGYLLVLFVVGGLLSLGHPGVENPLLSVSLVTPGTGPVIAIDTGVVQFAAIPFLVIGYTALAYLVYATLLDAAGNAVTGIFGLLSCVSCVWPVLAPLLAAAFGSGAVATAVAFQSRELGTVVFLTTVALLYWRPFKRS encoded by the coding sequence ATGAGCACCGTTTCGCTCCGCACAGCCGAGCGGTTCCGGCCGAGGCGGTCGACGCTCGTCTACGGCGCACTCCTCGTGAACACCGAGGTCCTGCTCGTCGCGCTCTACCTGCTGCTGACCGACGTGCAGGTGGCCGCCTGGAGTTCGGTTGTCTACCCGTTCGTCTGGATCAACGTCGGTCTCTGGGCGCTCGTCCGCACGGAGCCGACCCCGCGCTCATCCCGACAGGCGTGGATCGCGGGCGGGGTCGCCGCCGGCTACCTCCTCGTGCTGTTCGTCGTCGGAGGGCTGCTCTCGCTCGGCCACCCCGGTGTCGAGAACCCGCTGCTCTCCGTCTCGCTCGTTACCCCCGGGACCGGACCCGTGATCGCGATCGACACCGGAGTCGTGCAGTTCGCGGCGATCCCCTTTCTCGTGATCGGCTACACCGCCTTGGCCTACTTGGTCTACGCGACGCTGCTCGACGCCGCGGGGAACGCCGTCACCGGGATCTTCGGGCTGCTCTCGTGTGTCTCCTGTGTCTGGCCGGTGCTCGCGCCGCTGCTCGCCGCGGCCTTCGGAAGCGGTGCGGTCGCGACTGCCGTCGCCTTCCAGTCCCGGGAACTCGGCACCGTGGTATTCCTCACGACGGTCGCCCTGCTCTACTGGCGGCCGTTCAAGCGGTCCTAA